The sequence AAAACGCATTCCAATACGAAGAGTAATTGTTTCTACATATCAGTCAGTTAGTGGTGCAGGGGCAAAAGCCATGGAAGAGCTGAAAAATCTGAGCCTAAAAGTTTTGAATGGTGAGAACCCTGATAGTGAGGTATTGCCTTATTCACTTGCTTTTAATCTATTTCTTCACAATTCACCACTTCAAGAAAATAGCTATTGCGAAGAAGAAATGAAAATGGTCAATGAAACAAAAAAGATTTTGGGATTACCAGAGTTGCAGTTCACTGCAACGTGTGTACGTGTTCCAGTCCTAAGGGCACATTCTGAGTCAGTAAATGTTGAGTTTGTTGAGCCTTTTCCTCTTAAAGAAGCTCAAGACATTTTAAATTCTGCTGCAGGAGTGACTTTAATTGAAGACTTTCAAAAGAATCGTTTCCCTATGCCCATAGATGTTACTGGCCAAGATGATGTTGCAGTGGGTCGAATTCGTCAAGATATCAGTAACAAGAATTGCTTAGAGCTCTGGTTATGTGGTGATCAGATTCGAAAAGGTGCGGCTCTTAATGCAATACAAATTGCAGAATTATTAGTAAATAAGTCATGAGTTCTATTGCTGAATTATCTTCTGTTCCTTTTGGTCGCTTGTTAACAGCGATGGTTACACCTTTTGCTGAAGATGGACGAGTAGATTTGTCCTTGGCAGCACGTCTTGCTGGTCATCTAGTCGATCAAGGTTCTGATGGGATTGTGGTTTGTGGCACCACTGGTGAATCACCCACACTTAGTTGGAAGGAGCAACATCAGTTACTTGAAACAGTTCGTGAGGCAGTTGGCCCAGATATTTTTGTCTTGGCGGGTACTGGCAGCAACAGTACTGCTGAAGCTGTAGAAGCTACGCGAGCAGCGGCTGCGTCTGGAGCTCATGGTGCC comes from Prochlorococcus sp. MIT 1307 and encodes:
- a CDS encoding aspartate-semialdehyde dehydrogenase → MFFKPLPQNKPLIVAVLGSSGAVGQELIGLLEERSFPVSQLRLLASKRSAGSVQIWKGTKVKVQEVSEVTFQGVDLVLASAGGSVSRDWRHAINAAGAVMIDNSSAFRMDSDVPLVVPEVNPETVFNHHGVIANPNCTTILLALILAPLAKRIPIRRVIVSTYQSVSGAGAKAMEELKNLSLKVLNGENPDSEVLPYSLAFNLFLHNSPLQENSYCEEEMKMVNETKKILGLPELQFTATCVRVPVLRAHSESVNVEFVEPFPLKEAQDILNSAAGVTLIEDFQKNRFPMPIDVTGQDDVAVGRIRQDISNKNCLELWLCGDQIRKGAALNAIQIAELLVNKS